A single region of the Corticium candelabrum chromosome 15, ooCorCand1.1, whole genome shotgun sequence genome encodes:
- the LOC134191144 gene encoding formin-binding protein 1-like: MSWGVDLWDQYEKLLQYTDQGIDFVKRVESFAKERIEIEQEYAKKLRRLCKSYRGKDQESKHGWIRAFNVVINETDSLAGQHELVVESMHSKVKDGLKNLAKEISSDRRKHMADGSKQLEHLKKAMEALDRTKKAYERASKDAEAAQQAFDKADQDFNLSRTQVERFKIGLRQKRNDEEEAKGNYVVQLDQTNRLQREHYSRAMPAVFDQLQKMEEKRISILSDRLADYADAERHVQSNVIACLDNITTVAKAVNSAQDMQVVIDDMKTGYKPPSDIPFEESGKPVAVTKKQKQAGTSLFGGRRPKNEPKEDFSHLPPAKRRKKLQEKLRNLEETIAKEMQEKTALEKMIQVYQTNPSLGDPKVVEKQLDGRSRAIDALNGERHKFVTWLEAMDGKSTSAAPPQQKIHATQEPTHTVTPAANQPTETEEPNPDDETWDSEEFEDEGDEAAPVANSMGSCRAIYDFAGSNPGELSMTADESFQVLENDNSGWVRVSRGAEVGYVPLSYVEMLC, translated from the exons ATGAGTTGGGGAGTAGATCTATGG GATCAGTATGAAAAGCTGCTGCAGTATACCGATCAGGGAATTGACTTCGTGAAGCGGGTCGAGAGTTTTGCGAAGGAGCGTATCGAGATTGAGCAGGAATACGCAAAGAAACTGag gaGGCTATGTAAGAGTTATAGAGGGAAAGATCAGGAATCAAA GCATGGATGGATACGAGCATTTAACGTTGTTATAAATGAAACTGATAGTCTGGCTGGACAGCATGAGCTCGTCGTAGAGAGCATGCACTCAAAGGTGAAAGACGGGTTAAAGAATCTGGCAAAAGAGATTTCGTCCGACAGAAGAAAACACATGGCCGATGGAAGCAAGCAGTTGGAACATCTGAAAAAAGCTATGGAAGCCTTGGACAGG ACCAAGAAGGCATACGAGAGAGCCAGCAAAGATGCCGAGGCCGCGCAGCAGGCGTTCGATAAGGCTGATCAAGACTTTAATCTGAGCCGAACTCAAGTTGAAAGG TTCAAGATAGGTCTTCGTCAAAAGAGGAATGATGAAGAAGAGGCAAAGGGGAATTATGTAGTTCAGCTAGATCAGACGAACAGGCTCCAGAGAGAGCACTACAGTCGTGCAATGCCGGCCGTATTCGAT CAACTGCAGAAAATGGAGGAGAAGCGGATCAGCATTTTGTCTGATCGACTGGCCGACTATGCTGACGCAGAACGACACGTTCAGTCTAATGTCATCGCGTGTCTGGACAACATCACAACAGTGGCAAAGGCTGTCAACTCGGCTCAG GACATGCAAGTTGTAATTGATGACATGAAAACCGGATACAAGCCACCCAGTGATATTCCGTTTGAAGAGTCTGGTAAGCCGGTTGCTGTTACAAAAAAGCAGAAACAAGCTGGGACTAGTCTTTTTGGAGGCCGAAGGCCAAAG AACGAACCAAAGGAAGACTTTAGTCACTTGCCTCCGGCCAAGCGGAGAAAAAAGTTGCAGGAAAAATTACGAAACCTGGAGGAAACAATAGCGAAGGAGATGCAAGAGAA AACTGCTCTTGAGAAAATGATACAAGTGTATCAGACAAACCCATCGTTGGGCGATCCAAAAGTCGTTGAAAAGCAACTGGACGGCAGAAGTCGAGCAATAGACGCACTGAACGGTGAAAGGCACAAATTTGTA ACGTGGCTAGAAGCAATGGACGGGAAAAGCACATCAGCAGCACCTCCACAGCAGAAGATACATGCAACACAAGAACCAACCCACACAGTTACACCTGCTGCCAATCAGCCTACAGAGACCGAAGAACCGAATCCAG ATGATGAAACTTGGGATAGCGAGGAATTTGAAGATGAAGGAGATGAGGCAGCTCCAGTGGCAAACTCGATGGGAAGTTGCAGAGCAATATATGACTTTGCTG GCTCTAATCCTGGTGAATTGAGCATGACCGCTGACGAATCATTTCAAGTATTGGAGAATGACAATAGTGGCTGGGTTCGAGTGAGCCGTGGCGCTGAAGTGGGATACGTACCACTTTCATATGTGGAAATGCTGTGCTGA
- the LOC134190560 gene encoding SH2 domain-containing protein 3C-like: protein MPSDLSIEHWLDSIHMKDYFPLFMGYEEIDSLFHLKDHDLEKLGVRRAADRQKMLKSLATLMDTAYPGRERTGSRATALRRGSRSGLQTSVEEPQKISRSNSFKAKVGDFFKGITKGKRSGGEESRLAERPPAPIDNRHLSPGLTVNTQTGNISPASSTHSIDDAETYLNAQPWFHGMIMRKVADRALSADGDFLVRESISKPGEHVLTAKWGGKTLHFVINVVRSATVSGGGGSLSSREGSPFHNHINTSTGSLNVGAMNRQPFEKALYRFEKDVFPSIVELINFYEGNQKPISGRSGCVLKRAVPREITSHRPPSPLADHKMNSEPGTPVSKSSLRKTLSTQNGSTDHVEPVPENLSPVCQLDPELQRHLPDLDYARMMCATVLNTVSDELARHLTRVDLCAAELLEGDWDDKEGSTSGSMRKKGKRSSVGSAGGIAGLAAANLPQGKELGRMLLERFHNVSMWAAAVVVGAGDIAKRKNALKKVIEMAHHLQSDGLVNLHSFMAVMRGLELPQVVRLKQTWGLLRRNDASTVKSYEQKLQPTAVAVAGGNPHMHSVVCLPYLEPMLEMLQKTPENVDSPSAWEADQDVFALDALNNHLYNCRSLAISCPMYSDAGSKRLHGHKVIRDLHTYFKSDWQHNLLSSTMIKTNNFNEKIEKFQIMLTALSEYAEPSQG from the exons ATGCCATCCGACCTGTCAATAGAACACTGGCTCGACTCCATCCACATGAAGGACTACTTCCCTCTCTTTATGGGCTACGAAGAGATAGAC TCTCTGTTCCATCTGAAAGACCACGACTTGGAGAAGTTGGGCGTGCGACGCGCTGCCGACCGTCAGAAGATGTTgaagagtctggctacgcttATGGACACGGCCTATCCGG GGAGAGAACGGACGGGGTCTAGAGCGACTGCACTGAGGAGAGGAAGTCGATCTGGATTGCAGACGAGCGTGGAAGAGCCGCAGAAAATCAGCAGATCAAACAGCTTCAAAGCAAA AGTTGGTGACTTTTTCAAGGGTATCACCAAAGGTAAACGTTCTGGTGGGGAGGAGTCAAGGCTGGCAGAAAGGCCACCTGCGCCTATTGATAATCGACACCTGTCTCCGGGTCTTACAGTCAATACTCAAACTGGTAACATTTCTCCAGCATCGTCCACACACAGCATTGATGATGCTGAGACATACTTGAATGCACAGCCGTGGTTTCATGGTATGATTATGAGGAAAGTGGCCGATCGAGCACTTTCTGCTGATGGCGACTTTCTTGTTCGTGAAAGCATATCGAAACCAGGAGAACACGTTCTAACTGCAAAATGGGGTGGAAAGACATTGCACTTTGTCATAAACGTTGTTCGGTCAGCTACTGTTTCAGGCGGAGGTGGTAGTTTGTCATCTAGAGAGGGATCTCCTTTTCATAATCATATCAACACAAGTACTGGATCTCTGAACGTTGGTGCAATGAACAGACAACCTTTTGAGAAAGCGCTGTATCGTTTTGAGAAGGATGTTTTTCCAAGTATTGTTGAGCTGATCAACTTTTATGAAGGGAATCAGAAGCCGATTTCTGGTCGTTCTGGATGCGTTTTGAAGAGAGCTGTACCTCGTGAGATTACATCTCATCGACCACCAAGTCCTCTTGCTGATCATAAAATGAACTCGGAGCCAGGAACTCCTGTTTCAAAATCTAGTCTTCGCAAAACGTTATCAACCCAGAACGGAAGCACTGACCACGTAGAACCAGTTCCTGAAAATCTGTCTCCAGTGTGTCAGTTGGATCCTGAACTACAACGTCATCTACCTGATTTGGATTATGCTCGGATGATGTGTGCTACTGTGTTGAACACGGTGTCTGATGAACTAGCACGGCATCTGACTAGAGTTGACTTGTGTGCAGCAGAGTTGCTGGAAGGCGATTGGGATGACAAGGAAGGCTCTACTAGTGGTTCTATGAGAAAGAAAGGAAAGAGGAGTTCTGTAGGTAGTGCAGGTGGGATAGCAGGACTGGCAGCTGCAAATCTACCTCAAGGCAAAGAGCTGGGACGGATGCTTTTGGAAAG ATTCCATAACGTGAGCATGTGGGCGGCCGCTGTGGTTGTGGGTGCTGGCGACATAGCCAAGCGGAAGAACGCACTGAAGAAGGTAATAGAAATGGCTCACCATTTGCAGAGTGATGGTTTGGTCAATCTTCACAGTTTCATGGCCGTAATGCGAGGACTGGAATTACCACAG GTGGTACGGCTGAAGCAGACGTGGGGACTTCTTCGTCGGAATGATGCAAGCACGGTAAAGTCTTACGAACAGAAGCTACAGCCAACAGCCGTGGCTGTTGCTGGAGGCAATCCTCACATGCATTCAGTTGTATGCTTGCCTTACCTGGAGCCAATGCTCGAGATGTTGCAGAAGACACCAGAAAATGTTGACAGTCCCAGTGCATGGGAGGCCGACCAGGATGTTTTTGCTTTAGATGCACTAAATAACCACCTATACAATTGTCGCAGTTTGGCCATCTCGTGTCCTATGTATTCTGATGCAGGATCGAAGAGGCTTCATGGCCACAAGGTCATACGAGACCTTCATACATACTTCAAGAGTGACTGGCAACATAATCTTTTGTCGTCCACAATGATCAAGACCAACAACTTCAATGAGAAAATAGAGAAATTTCAGATAATGCTGACTGCTCTGAGTGAGTATGCTGAACCATCTCAAGGTTGA
- the LOC134191422 gene encoding tRNA wybutosine-synthesizing protein 3 homolog has translation MLQSFASKKEQVLRRADKSKKGDVDPPIFALVGAINSSPSFVTTSSCSGRTVVFAAAHQRDSGSGTTDVVKKRGRWCYVTHDSASSGDLMASLASYLGNPDFYGSLKFEPMILHIQCRTIEDAQSMLSAALASGFRNSGLIIGRKRRVMLAVRSTHGLEVPIVDKGKLLVSQEYVDYIVDHANNRMTENKRRIERLHSNVCSTLDAVAAKCCGQVPRVGGPIPCDTSHSSRDQLTVGTHLASTQSSIITTSNCTTDSESGEAGDSSSDDELVLPWEQT, from the exons ATGCTGCAGAGCTTTGCTTCGAAAAAGGAGCAGGTGCTAAGGCGGGCGGATAAGAGTAAGAAAGGAGACGTAGATCCTCCAATTTTTGCTCTAGTCGGTGCTATTAATTCATCGCCCTCCTTCGTTACCACCAGTTCGTGTTCAGGTAGGACAGTCGTGTTTGCGGCTGCTCATCAACGG GACTCTGGCAGCGGCACTACTGATGTCGTCAAGAAGAGAGGTCGATGGTGTTATGTGACACACGACAGTGCATCGTCTGGCGATCTG ATGGCATCCCTTGCGTCCTATCTAGGGAATCCAGACTTCTACGGTAGTTTGAAGTTTGAGCCAATGATTTTACACATTCAGTGCAGAACAATTGAAGATGCCCAAAGCATG CTGTCTGCTGCTCTGGCATCTGGGTTTCGAAATTCTGGTCTGATTATTGGTCGGAAGCGTAGAGTAATGCTg GCTGTGAGAAGTACCCACGGCTTGGAAGTTCCAATTGTTGATAAAGGAAAACTTCTTGTGTCACAAGAG TATGTAGATTATATTGTTGATCATGCTAATAACAGAATGACTGAGAACAAACGAAGAATTGAAAG ACTCCATTCGAATGTGTGCAGCACGTTAGACGCTGTAGCAGCAAAGTGTTGTGGGCAGGTGCCTCGAGTAGGTGGTCCAATTCCATGCGACACCTCCCActcatcacgtgatcaatTAACAGTTGGCACGCATCTTGCATCAACCCAATCGTCGATCATAACCACTAGTAACTGCACAACAGATTCAGAGAGTGGCGAAGCTGGAGACTCTAGCAGTGATGATGAGTTGGTCCTTCCTTGGGAGCAAACCTGA
- the LOC134191132 gene encoding uncharacterized WD repeat-containing protein alr3466-like has product MWAGCLSGHQAWIEACSFSESVRRLASCSGDGTVRVWDVEERQCVATLSGHTAEVWSCHWHPKNANLLCSTSSDKSVIVWDVERERRLFTLEEHEDTVWCCRFSPDGLLLISTSSDKTAKLWSCDQLPICRPQLLTTLERRDDALEFAEFSPDCRFLCTVCRDGNIRLWKVERREKDLGIVEEHVDGCESLYRDEDKMLSRELSPVCESPRSVEGVLCEMSEDMLYVGLYCQLKRKRAWVRACAFSEFRFHRLATCSNDGRICIWDTKKRRLIHELCGHTNIVWSCAFLSVKDHGLLLVSCSSDQTLRFWNPDSGQSVQVIGGLSEHVSCQLFSCCFSPNGRMCALGGDDGKIHLLDVNACLCEPKQK; this is encoded by the exons ATGTGGGCGGGTTGTCTGAGCGGGCACCAGGCGTGGATCGAGGCTTGTTCGTTTAGCGAGAGCGTGAGACGGTTGGCGTCGTGTTCGGGCGACGGAACGGTGCGCGTTTGGGACGTCGAGGAGCGACAGTGTGTGGCGACTTTGTCGGGACATACGGCGGAGGTGTGGTCTTGTCACTGGCATCCCAAGAACGCTAACTTATTGTGCTCGACGTCGTCTGACAAATCGGTTATTGTGTGGGACGTTGAGAGGGAGAGACGGCTTTTTACGCTCGAGGAACATGAAGACACCGTCTGGTGTTGTAGGTTTTCACCCGATGGTCTCTTACTGATTTCTACATCTAGTGACAAGACAGCCAAACTGTGGTCATGTGATCAATTGCCAATATGTCGACCACAACTCTTAACGACTCTGGAAAGGAGGGATGATGCACTGGAGTTTGCCGAGTTTTCTCCCGATTGTCGATTTCTCTGCACTGTGTGCAGGGATGGAAACATCAGGCTGTGGAAAGTCGAACGCAGAGAGAAAGACTTGGGGATTGTAGAAGAGCATGTTGATGGTTGTGAATCGCTCTATCGGGACGAAGACAAAATGTTGAGTAGAGAGTTGTCTCCAGTGTGTGAATCGCCAAGATCAGTTGAAGGCGTTTTGTGTGAAATGAGTGAGGATATGCTATATGTAGGATTGTATTGTCAGCTGAAGAGAAAGAGGGCGTGGGTTCGAGCATGTGCTTTTAGCGAATTTCGATTTCATCGTCTTGCTACATGTTCTAATGATGGACGAATTTGCATTTGGGATACGAAGAAGAGACGATTAATTCACGAGCTTTGTGGACACACGAACATCGTTTGGAGCTGCGCATTTCTATCAGTCAAGGATCACGGTCTTTTGCTCGTTTCTTGTTCGAGTGACCAGACATTAAG GTTTTGGAATCCCGACAGTGGGCAAAGCGTTCAAGTAATCGGAGGACTAAGCGAGCATGTTAGTTGTCAGCTGTTCTCTTGCTGTTTCTCACCGAACGGCCGTATGTGTGCCTTGGGAGGAGACGATGGTAAAATACACTTACTTGACGTCAATGCTTGCTTATGTGAACCAAAACAAAAGTGA